A single region of the Spirosoma linguale DSM 74 genome encodes:
- a CDS encoding Type IV secretory pathway VirD4 protein-like protein (KEGG: psp:PSPPH_B0041 conjugal transfer protein), protein MNQNRNAVLLLVALVALLVGGEYFLLLHVAPSDAAWYTKLLNLYMKRGWLFRVLFALMIPMAFALPDDTKSYRELRKDKRPAMKVQLVALVGYLVGVALLGMAHRFPYQFRYIVPVGAGVSTLFGIGVGFWLLRPQPKRPITEDRKAGVSKKGFQFRTMSGGWIKIPNPFRGVFITGGPGSGKSESLAKPFIRQAFAQNYCGILYDVKFPELTKYAYHYRKLNPDATTQFCILNFQDMNRTHRLNPIAPENLLSITYAEEYALALIKNLQQETIEKQDFWSRSCTAVLTGLIWYLRKHHPAQCTLPHAVTLITKMPYDKLMTMIGSDSECLSYVMSVITAIGNKSADQLSGVIGTLQVMLAKLATPEVFWVMSATDEGFSMDLNNPNKPIFLCLGGDREVMDSLRPLLGLYSTVALKRMNRQGKHHSILLLDEAPTIYIPNFEQIPATGRSSQIATVYMCQDLSQVRKYYGEKESQMILGTLSNQFYGAVSSAETASYVSRLIGKHEVITPEESRDNSPAFDLGSLFDRRHQPQRGRSTISYRKQERPIVNPEDLHEFDKGEFIGFTVESKQGRFWGRIALEPDEQPVKNLPKFSSQHDLQVNMDSIVLDCATILGLDDVAVSNLLSVEKSIV, encoded by the coding sequence ATGAACCAGAACCGTAACGCCGTACTATTGTTGGTCGCCCTCGTCGCCCTGCTGGTAGGGGGCGAATATTTTCTACTACTACACGTCGCGCCGAGTGATGCCGCCTGGTACACCAAACTACTGAACCTTTACATGAAAAGGGGCTGGCTCTTTCGGGTGCTGTTTGCCCTGATGATCCCGATGGCCTTCGCCTTACCTGACGACACCAAGAGTTATAGGGAGCTACGAAAGGATAAACGCCCGGCGATGAAGGTGCAGCTCGTCGCGCTGGTAGGCTACCTCGTCGGTGTAGCCCTGTTGGGTATGGCACACCGATTTCCGTACCAATTCAGGTACATTGTACCAGTAGGAGCGGGGGTAAGTACTCTGTTCGGCATCGGTGTCGGGTTTTGGCTGCTGCGCCCGCAGCCCAAGCGCCCGATTACTGAAGACCGGAAGGCGGGTGTATCAAAAAAAGGGTTCCAGTTTCGCACGATGTCGGGCGGCTGGATCAAAATACCTAACCCATTTCGGGGAGTGTTCATTACGGGTGGCCCCGGCTCCGGTAAATCGGAGTCGTTGGCCAAGCCGTTTATCCGGCAGGCATTCGCGCAGAACTATTGCGGTATCCTCTATGACGTAAAATTTCCCGAACTGACAAAGTACGCCTACCACTACCGCAAGCTGAATCCTGATGCAACGACGCAATTCTGTATCCTCAACTTTCAGGATATGAATCGGACGCACCGGCTCAATCCGATTGCACCCGAAAATTTACTGAGCATCACCTACGCGGAGGAATATGCTCTGGCACTAATCAAAAATCTACAACAGGAAACGATAGAAAAACAGGACTTTTGGTCGCGTTCCTGCACGGCCGTCCTGACGGGCCTGATCTGGTATTTACGCAAGCATCATCCGGCTCAATGCACGTTACCCCACGCCGTAACGCTGATTACGAAGATGCCTTATGACAAGCTAATGACGATGATCGGTAGCGACTCCGAATGCCTGAGCTACGTTATGAGTGTTATTACGGCTATCGGTAACAAGTCCGCCGATCAGCTATCGGGGGTAATCGGTACGTTGCAGGTGATGCTGGCAAAGCTGGCCACGCCCGAAGTATTTTGGGTAATGTCGGCCACCGACGAGGGGTTCAGTATGGACCTCAACAACCCCAATAAGCCAATTTTCCTGTGCTTGGGTGGCGACCGCGAAGTAATGGATTCACTACGGCCACTCCTGGGACTATACAGTACGGTTGCGCTGAAACGCATGAACCGGCAGGGCAAGCACCATTCCATTCTGTTGCTGGATGAGGCTCCTACCATTTACATTCCCAATTTCGAGCAGATACCCGCTACGGGCCGGAGTTCGCAGATTGCGACGGTGTATATGTGTCAGGACTTGTCGCAGGTTCGCAAGTATTATGGCGAAAAGGAAAGCCAGATGATTTTGGGAACCCTCAGCAACCAGTTCTATGGAGCCGTTTCAAGTGCGGAAACAGCCAGCTATGTCAGTCGGTTGATCGGCAAACATGAAGTCATTACGCCGGAAGAATCCCGCGACAACAGCCCGGCGTTTGACCTCGGCAGCCTGTTCGATAGACGACACCAGCCGCAGCGGGGCCGCAGCACTATCAGTTACCGCAAACAGGAACGCCCGATTGTCAACCCCGAAGACCTGCATGAATTTGACAAAGGCGAATTTATTGGCTTCACCGTCGAGTCCAAGCAAGGCCGTTTTTGGGGTCGGATTGCACTTGAACCGGATGAGCAGCCCGTGAAAAATCTGCCCAAGTTCTCGTCGCAGCACGACTTACAGGTAAACATGGATAGCATCGTACTGGATTGCGCGACGATTTTGGGTCTTGACGATGTTGCAGTCTCCAACCTGCTTTCTGTTGAAAAAAGCATTGTATAA
- a CDS encoding domain of unknown function DUF1738 (PFAM: domain of unknown function DUF1738~KEGG: vfi:VF_B0002 DNA primase TraC), which produces MSAQKEAKFDIYEFINEQLVKQLEKGVLPWRKPWKVAIVEGQQYTVPHNYATKRPYTGVNAFLLALTPYRTPMFLTFNQVKELGGMVKTGAASLPIVFWKPIKVKGEKSKEEDKLVLRYYRVFNIEDTTLPIEIKDPEQKPEPIVINACQRIVDQMPNRPRVVNNDPARCYYTPFLDMVNMAPAQNFKKAEDYYSVLFHELVHATGHSSRLNRTEISEMASFGSQTYSKEELTAELGAAYLCGVTGISAITIDNSSAYISGWLNKLRGDKRFFFEAAQKAQKAANYIQNLNPQYEA; this is translated from the coding sequence ATGAGCGCACAGAAAGAAGCCAAATTTGACATTTATGAGTTCATCAACGAACAATTAGTTAAGCAATTGGAGAAGGGCGTTTTGCCCTGGCGTAAGCCGTGGAAAGTGGCTATCGTAGAAGGACAGCAGTACACCGTACCCCACAACTATGCAACGAAACGCCCTTACACCGGTGTTAACGCTTTTCTGCTGGCCCTTACCCCCTACCGTACACCGATGTTTCTGACCTTCAATCAGGTAAAGGAGTTGGGCGGCATGGTGAAGACAGGAGCAGCCAGTTTACCGATTGTTTTCTGGAAACCAATCAAAGTAAAAGGAGAAAAGAGTAAGGAAGAGGATAAATTGGTACTACGGTACTACCGGGTGTTCAATATTGAGGATACTACGCTACCCATAGAGATTAAAGACCCGGAACAGAAGCCAGAGCCGATTGTCATTAATGCGTGTCAGCGAATTGTTGACCAGATGCCGAACCGCCCCCGTGTGGTGAACAACGACCCGGCCCGATGCTACTACACGCCGTTTTTGGATATGGTGAACATGGCACCCGCCCAGAACTTCAAGAAGGCAGAGGACTATTACAGCGTTCTGTTTCATGAACTGGTACACGCAACCGGCCACAGCAGCCGATTAAACCGGACAGAAATTTCAGAAATGGCCTCGTTTGGTTCGCAGACGTACAGCAAGGAAGAGTTAACCGCCGAGTTAGGCGCGGCTTACCTCTGTGGCGTTACCGGCATCAGTGCCATTACCATCGACAACAGTAGTGCCTATATTAGTGGCTGGCTGAACAAGCTACGGGGAGACAAACGGTTTTTCTTTGAAGCCGCTCAAAAAGCACAGAAGGCTGCTAACTACATTCAGAACCTCAACCCGCAATACGAAGCCTAA